One part of the Marichromatium purpuratum 984 genome encodes these proteins:
- a CDS encoding type II toxin-antitoxin system HicA family toxin, with translation MNSADVIRRLKAEGWVLAGGKGDHQKFKHPQRARHVVVPHPRKDLPVGTLRNIYRQAGWEWR, from the coding sequence ATGAACAGCGCCGACGTGATTCGACGCCTGAAGGCTGAGGGCTGGGTTCTGGCCGGCGGCAAGGGCGATCATCAGAAGTTCAAGCATCCGCAGCGGGCCCGGCATGTGGTGGTGCCGCACCCGCGCAAGGATCTTCCCGTCGGCACACTGCGCAACATCTACCGGCAAGCCGGTTGGGAATGGAGGTGA
- a CDS encoding type II toxin-antitoxin system HicB family antitoxin, with product MLYPAYVHLGDEQHAHGVTLPDFPGCFSAADTWEALPGAIQEAVELYFEGETLEIPAPTPLERLAHDPEYEGGVWLLVDIDLARVRPKAMRLNISLPETLVRRIDAHAKARHLSRSAFLAQAARAAMEPR from the coding sequence ATGCTCTACCCGGCGTATGTCCACTTGGGTGACGAACAGCACGCGCATGGCGTGACGCTCCCGGATTTCCCTGGCTGTTTCTCGGCCGCCGATACCTGGGAGGCATTGCCGGGCGCGATTCAGGAAGCGGTCGAGCTCTACTTCGAGGGTGAGACGCTGGAGATCCCGGCGCCGACGCCTCTGGAGAGACTGGCGCACGATCCTGAGTACGAGGGCGGGGTCTGGTTGTTGGTCGACATCGATCTGGCGCGGGTGCGCCCCAAGGCGATGCGGCTCAATATCTCGCTGCCTGAGACCTTGGTGCGGCGCATCGATGCCCATGCCAAGGCTCGGCACTTGAGCCGCTCGGCATTCCTTGCTCAGGCGGCGCGGGCGGCAATGGAGCCGCGGTAG
- a CDS encoding site-specific integrase — translation MDPDTGKNGKAIPLGPDKSAALRKWAELMGDQASTEQTIKGLWIRYKREELPRKAQATQRSAKQQSRRLLAVFGDMAPGAIEPRHAIQYLDKRGQQSPTQANREIALLRHMLTKATHWGGLLRNPLLGLQYRNPEQPRDRYVTDAELENAIQRARPWMAALMWLAYLTGLRRGDVLRLTRFQLKPEGIETKEQKTGKRVLIEWTPELQRVVDQALADSPDDRLFPLTESAVDNAWGRFQRSLAADGFERFLLKDLRAKHATDFEATGGDATNQLGHSGRAVTVRHYLRKPRRVVPLKPS, via the coding sequence TTGGACCCCGATACGGGGAAGAACGGGAAAGCGATCCCGCTTGGGCCTGACAAATCGGCTGCGCTGCGCAAGTGGGCCGAGTTAATGGGAGACCAGGCATCAACCGAACAGACAATCAAAGGACTCTGGATACGCTACAAACGCGAAGAGCTTCCTCGGAAAGCCCAGGCGACCCAGCGCAGCGCCAAGCAACAGAGCAGGCGGCTTCTGGCTGTCTTCGGAGACATGGCGCCTGGTGCGATCGAGCCCCGACATGCAATCCAGTACCTCGACAAGCGCGGCCAGCAGTCACCGACTCAGGCAAACCGCGAGATCGCCTTGCTCCGCCACATGCTGACCAAAGCCACGCACTGGGGCGGACTGTTGCGCAACCCTCTCCTCGGTTTGCAGTATCGCAACCCCGAGCAGCCGCGTGATCGCTACGTCACCGACGCCGAGCTCGAGAATGCCATACAGCGCGCGCGACCGTGGATGGCAGCCTTGATGTGGCTCGCCTACCTGACTGGTCTGCGCAGAGGCGATGTGCTGCGCCTTACTCGATTCCAGCTCAAACCAGAGGGCATCGAGACCAAGGAGCAGAAAACGGGAAAGCGAGTCCTGATCGAATGGACCCCGGAACTGCAGCGAGTCGTCGATCAAGCGCTCGCCGACAGCCCAGATGACCGACTGTTCCCGCTCACGGAAAGCGCTGTCGACAACGCCTGGGGACGATTCCAGCGATCGCTGGCTGCGGACGGGTTCGAGAGGTTTCTGTTGAAGGATCTCCGCGCAAAGCACGCGACGGACTTTGAAGCAACGGGCGGGGATGCCACGAACCAACTCGGGCACTCGGGACGAGCGGTGACTGTACGGCACTATCTGCGAAAACCGCGACGCGTAGTACCGCTCAAGCCATCCTAA
- a CDS encoding DNA adenine methylase, producing MCTRPILRYHGGKWILADWIIGNIPNHRIYVEPFGGAASVLIKKPRSYAEVYNDLDGEVVNLFRVAREQGPALRQALRLTPYSRDEFHASYIRADDPLEQARRTVVRSFMGFGSNAHNRPTGFRSNSSRRGTTPASDWRNYPVALEQIIERLQGVVIENRDALEVMTAHDSEQTVHYVDPPYVASTRDAGGDYRHEMTDMEHERLSEALSELSGMVVLSGYQSDLYDDLYRGWRKVYRKAHADGARERVEVMWLSPNCPNNSLFDMLA from the coding sequence ATGTGTACTCGTCCCATCCTTCGCTACCACGGCGGCAAGTGGATACTGGCTGACTGGATCATTGGCAACATCCCGAATCACCGCATTTATGTTGAGCCATTCGGTGGAGCTGCCAGCGTCTTGATCAAGAAGCCCCGGAGCTACGCTGAGGTCTATAACGACTTGGACGGTGAGGTCGTGAACCTTTTCAGAGTTGCCCGTGAACAAGGTCCAGCGCTGCGCCAGGCGCTGCGGCTTACCCCGTACTCTCGTGACGAATTCCATGCTAGCTACATCAGGGCAGATGACCCTCTGGAGCAGGCCAGGCGGACAGTGGTTCGCTCCTTCATGGGATTCGGTAGCAATGCTCACAACAGGCCAACAGGCTTTCGGTCGAACTCAAGCAGAAGAGGCACCACCCCTGCTTCCGACTGGAGAAATTACCCGGTGGCCCTGGAGCAGATCATTGAGCGACTCCAGGGCGTGGTGATTGAAAACCGTGATGCTCTTGAGGTGATGACTGCCCATGATAGCGAGCAGACAGTTCACTACGTGGACCCTCCTTACGTGGCCTCTACCCGTGATGCGGGCGGTGACTATCGCCATGAGATGACTGATATGGAGCATGAGCGCTTGAGCGAGGCATTGTCCGAACTTAGCGGAATGGTGGTCCTAAGCGGTTATCAGAGTGACCTCTACGACGATCTATACCGCGGCTGGAGAAAGGTCTACAGGAAGGCTCATGCGGATGGAGCGAGGGAGCGGGTTGAAGTAATGTGGCTATCCCCGAACTGCCCCAACAACAGCCTCTTTGACATGCTCGCCTGA
- the rdgC gene encoding recombination-associated protein RdgC produces MTGRVDLHTQLDGRRFRPCGPLETATMGWSAPLGEDSGALVHPLEGCLLNV; encoded by the coding sequence ATGACTGGGCGAGTCGACCTGCACACCCAGCTCGACGGACGCCGGTTCCGTCCCTGCGGTCCGCTGGAGACCGCGACCATGGGCTGGAGCGCACCGCTCGGCGAGGACAGCGGCGCCCTGGTCCATCCCCTCGAGGGCTGTCTGCTGAATGTATAG
- a CDS encoding DUF4124 domain-containing protein: protein MKRKAVCIVFGFALISQAAAHGEIYKCVDPDTGRAVFSQIPCTHGTDPMDLDVHTPDASVAKSTAQRWREIGQQQERARTLAAAERRLEKLESQRDAELARIAARRRWANNNLAGATLENALAADNQAVIDKYAPLIDAAQRDLERLRYSSP, encoded by the coding sequence ATGAAAAGGAAAGCCGTCTGCATTGTCTTCGGTTTTGCTTTGATCTCGCAAGCCGCTGCGCACGGGGAGATTTACAAGTGCGTGGACCCAGATACGGGAAGGGCTGTATTCTCTCAGATCCCCTGCACCCATGGCACTGATCCGATGGATTTGGATGTTCACACGCCAGACGCATCCGTTGCCAAATCGACAGCGCAGCGATGGCGCGAGATCGGGCAGCAGCAAGAGCGAGCGCGCACACTCGCCGCCGCCGAACGAAGACTCGAGAAGCTCGAGTCCCAACGAGATGCTGAACTTGCGCGAATCGCGGCACGCCGGCGCTGGGCCAATAACAACCTGGCCGGCGCGACACTGGAAAACGCCTTGGCGGCGGATAATCAGGCCGTGATCGACAAGTACGCCCCTCTCATTGACGCGGCACAGCGCGATCTCGAGCGCCTGAGATATAGCTCGCCGTGA
- the folD gene encoding bifunctional methylenetetrahydrofolate dehydrogenase/methenyltetrahydrofolate cyclohydrolase FolD, which yields MTAQLLDGKSIAADIRQQIKTRVDALLAAGQRAPGLAVVLVGENPASQVYVRNKRKACAEVGFRSELHELPASTTQDELLALIDRLNADATIDGILVQLPLPEQIDEALVTERILPTKDVDGFHPYNVGRLVLRMPLLRPCTPKGVMTMLARTGQSLAGLDAVVIGQSNIVGRPMALELLAARCTVTICHSRTKDLAEQVRGADIVVAAVGRPGFVPGEWIKVGATVIDVGINRTEAGKLVGDVDFAGCAERAAWITPVPGGVGPMTIASLLENTLQAAELHAAG from the coding sequence ATGACCGCACAACTCCTCGACGGCAAGTCGATCGCCGCAGACATCCGCCAGCAGATCAAGACCCGGGTCGACGCCCTGCTCGCCGCCGGCCAGCGCGCCCCCGGCCTGGCGGTGGTGCTGGTCGGCGAGAACCCCGCCTCCCAGGTCTATGTCCGCAACAAGCGCAAGGCCTGCGCCGAGGTCGGCTTCCGCTCCGAGCTGCACGAGCTGCCGGCCTCGACCACCCAGGACGAGTTGCTGGCGCTGATCGACCGGCTCAACGCCGATGCGACCATCGACGGCATCCTGGTGCAGCTGCCGCTGCCCGAGCAGATCGACGAGGCGCTGGTGACCGAGCGCATCCTGCCGACCAAGGACGTCGACGGCTTCCATCCCTATAACGTCGGTCGCCTGGTGCTGCGCATGCCGCTGCTGCGCCCGTGCACGCCCAAGGGGGTGATGACCATGCTCGCGCGCACCGGTCAGTCGCTCGCCGGGCTCGACGCGGTGGTGATCGGCCAGTCGAACATCGTCGGTCGGCCGATGGCCCTGGAGCTGCTCGCCGCGCGCTGCACCGTGACCATCTGTCACAGCCGCACCAAGGACCTCGCCGAGCAGGTGCGCGGGGCCGATATCGTGGTCGCCGCCGTCGGTCGGCCGGGCTTCGTGCCGGGCGAGTGGATCAAGGTCGGCGCGACGGTGATCGATGTCGGCATCAACCGCACCGAGGCGGGCAAGCTGGTCGGCGACGTCGACTTCGCCGGCTGCGCCGAGCGCGCCGCCTGGATCACCCCGGTGCCCGGCGGAGTCGGTCCGATGACCATCGCCAGCCTGCTCGAGAACACGCTCCAGGCCGCCGAGCTGCACGCCGCCGGCTGA
- a CDS encoding DUF4224 domain-containing protein → MSAFLSEEDIKRMTKRVRPSAQRRALDRMGVRYLIRPDGRPIVARATIEHSVTERSISPEPNWGAL, encoded by the coding sequence ATGAGCGCTTTCCTTTCAGAAGAAGATATCAAGCGCATGACCAAACGGGTGCGGCCAAGCGCCCAGCGCAGGGCTCTCGATCGCATGGGCGTGAGGTACCTCATTCGCCCGGATGGGCGCCCCATCGTTGCGCGCGCAACGATTGAGCATTCGGTAACAGAGCGCTCGATCTCGCCTGAACCAAACTGGGGTGCTCTCTGA
- a CDS encoding PGPGW domain-containing protein — protein sequence MIETALHWVEVHQALSAWIAGLSVAVFLLSLLSLPFLVALIPVDYFAAPTHRPDRLRRHHPLVHALLRLLKNLSGALLLLCGLLMLVLPGQGLLTMLMGLILLDFPGKYRLERRLAANPHLLGAINWLRRSRGLAPVLPPKTPTDQVGG from the coding sequence ATGATCGAAACCGCACTGCACTGGGTGGAGGTCCACCAGGCGCTGAGCGCCTGGATCGCCGGCCTGTCCGTCGCCGTGTTCCTGCTCTCGCTGCTCTCGCTGCCCTTCCTGGTGGCGCTGATCCCGGTCGATTACTTCGCCGCCCCGACGCACCGCCCCGACCGGCTGCGCCGTCATCACCCGCTGGTCCACGCGCTGCTGCGCCTGCTCAAGAACCTCAGCGGCGCGCTGCTGCTGCTCTGCGGCCTGCTGATGCTGGTGCTGCCGGGTCAGGGGCTGCTGACCATGCTGATGGGGCTGATCCTCCTCGACTTCCCCGGCAAGTATCGGCTCGAACGCCGGCTCGCCGCCAATCCCCACCTGCTCGGCGCGATCAACTGGCTGCGTCGCAGCCGGGGCCTGGCGCCGGTGCTGCCCCCAAAGACGCCCACCGACCAGGTCGGGGGCTGA